Below is a genomic region from Deinococcus sedimenti.
GCAGGTGCTGCGGCGGCAGGCGCGGTCCGGTCAGGTGCGCGGCCCCGAACGTCTTCAGGTACATGCGGCGCTCCGCCCCCAGGGGTGCGGCGCGGCGCCCAGCGCACCGGCTTGAGCCCCGGTCGCTGAAGCGCCGGGTGCCGGAAGACAGAACGCCGATCTGGGCACGGACGCCGCCACGATAGCGCGCCGCCGGGCCGCTGAGCTCGCGCGGTCCCGGGCCACGCCGCTACCGCGCGCCCACAGGCGCCGGGGCCGACAGGGAACTGACCTGGCCGCGGTCGTCCACGGCGCGCAGCTGATACAGGCTGCCCGGTGTGCCGGCCACGTCCGTGAACGATCCGCCCGTGATCAGACCCGACACCTGCAGCGGCTCGCTGCCCGCCGCGTCCAGGCGGTAGACGACCACCGACAGGCCGGGGGTGGCCGTCCAGGCCACGCGGTTCCCGGCGCCCGCGTCCAGCGCCGTGACGGCCACGCCCTGCGGCGCAGTGGGCAGGCCCGTACCGGCGCGGCGGATGGCCACCGGTTCGGACGGCACCGACACGTTCCCGGCGTCATCCACGCTCTGCACGCTGTACGAGTACGTCACGCCGGGCTCCGCCGTGGTGTCCAGGTACGTGCGGGTCGCGGCGTTCAGGCGGCCCAGTTCCGTGGCGGCCGCGCCACCCGCGGCGCGCAGCACGCGGAATCCCGCCAGGTCGGGCAGCTCGGCCTGCGTCCAGCTGAGTTTCACGCCCTGCGCGCTGACCGTGAAGGGCAGCAGGGTCGGGGCGGGCGGCGGGGTCTTGTCGATCAGCCTGGACGACACGGCCGCCGAACGCGCGGATTCCGCCTGGGAGGTGTTCAGGGCCGTCACCCGGTAGATGTACCGGTTGTGCAGACCAGCGACCAGCGGATCGGTAAAGGTCGTGCCCTCCACGGGTGAGGAGTTCACGAGCACGGATGGCGCACCGGCGCCCTCGGACTCGCTGCGGTAGATCTGATAGCCGCGCAGGTCATCCTCGCGGTTCGCGGCCCAGCTCAGCGTCAGGGCCGCCGTGGCCGCCTTGATCGTGACGCCCGAGGGCGGGGCCGGGGGACGGGTGTTCACGGGGCGCGCACCGACGACATTGGACCGGGCGCCGACCTGTCCACGCGCGTCCCGCGAGACCACGGCGTACACGTAGGTCTCACCGGGGCGCCCGGTGGAATCGGTGTACGTGGCCGCCCCAGGGGACAGCGTGCCCAGCGGGCTCAGGGGCAGGGTGGGGTCGGTGCCGCGCATGACGATCTGCTGCGTGATCCGGCTGTCTTTCGGGGGCGTCCAGCGCAGCGTCACGGCGCGTTCCCTGACGGTCGCCTGCAGGTCCTCAGGGGCTGGCAGCACCGTAACGGCTTCAGTGGTGACGGTGACCGGGGCCGTCCGGGCGGACTCCCGGCCGAACAGGTCCACGGCCGACACCTGGTAGCGGTACGTGGAGTTGGCCTTCAGGTCGCTGTCCTTGAACACGTCCCCGCCCGGCTGGCTGGAGAGGAAGAAGGGCGTGGGTTGCAGCAGGGTAGAGGCGCCGGCGCCACTGGCGCGGTAGACCCGGTACGCCACGACCAGATTGCCGGGGCCGGGCGGCGGTACAGGCCACGTGAGCTGCACGGCGGCGGGGCCGGGTGTGGCCCTGGGTGTGCCGGGCGCCGGCACGGCGGGCGTCGCTCCCGTCTTGAAGGTCGCCTCGCCGACCTTCGTTTCGCTGCCGCCCAGGGCGGTGACGGTGACCGTGTACTGGCCGGCAGGCAACCCCTTGAGGGTCGTCATGATGCCCAGCACGCGGGCGTAGACGGGCCGGGCGACCACGTTCAGGTTGAAAAACGCCCGCTGGGTCCGTTCCGAGTCGTTGGCGGGGGTCTCTGCGTAGACGCTGACCAGCGCGTCGTAGTCCGCCCTGGACAGGCCGAGCGCGGTGGAATACGGCTGGGGAGACGCCACGGTCTGATCGCGGGTGCCGCCGGGACCGCTGATCCGCAGGCGAAACCCCCGGGCGGGCAGCAGGTCGCCGGGCAGAGCCCAGCGCAGCAGCGCGCCGTCGGGGGTGGGCAGGGCCGCCACGCCGGTTTTGGCGGGGCTGCCCTTCGGCGCGGCGGGTGTCTGGGCTGAGGCCACGCCCAGGGTGGCTGTGAGGGTCAGCAGAAGCAGGGATGTTCGCATGGATGGGGCCTCTCGGGATTGGGGCGGTCGGCTGGAACGGCGGGGCGGGGGTGGCGCGGAACGCCGGTCACCCCCGCCGCATTCAGAAGTTGACGCGACCGCTGACGCTGAAGGGAATGTCCGGAATGACCGGCATGGTCACGGTGCCTGACGCGGTGCCGTCGATGAAGCTGCTGGCCGCCGAGACGTACAGGCGCCCGGTGATGGCCATGTTGATGCCCACGTTGATGTTCACGCCGCAGGCGCCCGCGCCCGCCGCGGCACCGGCACTGAGGGTGACCGAGGCGTCGAGTGACGTGGGGTCGTACACGACGGTGAAGTCCGCGTTCAGGGCCAGGTAGGCGTTGGCGTACCAGTACCAGTCGCAGACCTTGCCGGTGCCGCTCTGGCCCACGCTGTAGGAGATGCTCGTGCCGACGCCCACGCTGGTCTTGGTGCCGTCGACCATCAGGTAGCCGTTGTAGCCGATGCCGTCGGCCCGGCTGGTCGTGGTGCTGCTGGCGCCGTCGGGGGCCGCATTGGACGCGGTGACGCCACTCGTCGTGCTCGCGCTGCCCCCCGTGGTCGTGGTGGTGGTGTTGCCTGACTTCATCGACAGCAGGCGCACGCTGATGGGGTTGGCCTTGGTGCCCAGGTACACGCGCTGACCGCTGCCGGAGAACGGCATGTACATCTCGGCGTAGCCCTTGACGGCGACGATGCTGTAGAAGTCGAGTTCACGGTTGCGCGTGCAGTCCAGTCCGCCGACCGAGGACCGGGCGGCCGGGCCCACGCAGCCCTGCACGAGCAGGTAGCCGCTCGCGGGGTTTTCAGGGGGCACGCTGAGCAGGATCAGGGCGGCCACCTGGGGCGGGAGGCTCGTCTTGGTCGAGACGGTCGGGAGGTTCGAGCCGGCGTAGCTGTCCGCGGCCGACGCGAAGCTGCCAAGGGCGCCCTGTTGCAGCGGAGTGAAGAGCCAGCCGACGGCCTTGATGGCCACCGTGCCCTCGGAATCCACGCCCAGCGTTCCCCGGAAATGCGCCGTGGTGCCGTTGTCGATCGCGGTGCCGAAGACCGTGCCCGCCTGAATGGCCACGTTCACCACGCGGGCGGCGCCGGCGGGCGGAATGGCCTTCACGGGCGGAACGTCGAACTGCCCGTCCTTCCAGACCATGTTGATGCCCACGCCACCGCTGAATTCGTAGAATCCCACGGCGCCGACGGTCACGAAGGGTTTCAGGCCCGAGGAGGCCACCGCGGCCCACAGGAAGCCGTACCCGGTGCCGTTGTCCCGCCCGAAGCCTGCTTTGACGGCCACGGCGATCTTCTTGGCAACCTTGATGGACCCTTCCCCGATGAATTCCAGGTTCTGGTCATCCTGGAACATGGCGGAGACCGACACGTCGAAGTCCACGGTCTTGATCTCACCAAAGATCCGGATCTTCTCGAAGACGATCTTGACGTCCC
It encodes:
- a CDS encoding fibronectin type III domain-containing protein gives rise to the protein MRTSLLLLTLTATLGVASAQTPAAPKGSPAKTGVAALPTPDGALLRWALPGDLLPARGFRLRISGPGGTRDQTVASPQPYSTALGLSRADYDALVSVYAETPANDSERTQRAFFNLNVVARPVYARVLGIMTTLKGLPAGQYTVTVTALGGSETKVGEATFKTGATPAVPAPGTPRATPGPAAVQLTWPVPPPGPGNLVVAYRVYRASGAGASTLLQPTPFFLSSQPGGDVFKDSDLKANSTYRYQVSAVDLFGRESARTAPVTVTTEAVTVLPAPEDLQATVRERAVTLRWTPPKDSRITQQIVMRGTDPTLPLSPLGTLSPGAATYTDSTGRPGETYVYAVVSRDARGQVGARSNVVGARPVNTRPPAPPSGVTIKAATAALTLSWAANREDDLRGYQIYRSESEGAGAPSVLVNSSPVEGTTFTDPLVAGLHNRYIYRVTALNTSQAESARSAAVSSRLIDKTPPPAPTLLPFTVSAQGVKLSWTQAELPDLAGFRVLRAAGGAAATELGRLNAATRTYLDTTAEPGVTYSYSVQSVDDAGNVSVPSEPVAIRRAGTGLPTAPQGVAVTALDAGAGNRVAWTATPGLSVVVYRLDAAGSEPLQVSGLITGGSFTDVAGTPGSLYQLRAVDDRGQVSSLSAPAPVGAR